One window from the genome of Tolypothrix sp. NIES-4075 encodes:
- a CDS encoding AbrB/MazE/SpoVT family DNA-binding domain-containing protein yields the protein MTAVVAKWGNSLGIRIPRAVAEQVHIIQGTNITFSVSGNSIVITPQKRKKYTLDELLEGMTPEKFHPEFETGNAVGNEDW from the coding sequence ATGACAGCAGTTGTTGCTAAGTGGGGAAACAGTTTAGGTATTCGGATTCCAAGAGCAGTAGCTGAACAAGTTCATATAATACAAGGAACGAATATAACTTTTAGTGTCTCAGGTAACAGTATTGTAATCACACCGCAAAAAAGAAAAAAATATACGCTTGATGAGTTACTTGAAGGTATGACACCTGAGAAATTTCATCCGGAGTTTGAAACTGGAAACGCTGTGGGGAATGAAGATTGGTAG
- a CDS encoding type II toxin-antitoxin system PemK/MazF family toxin, giving the protein MVVNSYFPDRGDIVKLEFGAAQQFTGDSIQRAFTLRTSGMSFDDIARTLNNELEQQRREQSGYRPVLVMSPIAYNRMASLVLACPITSRTKGLSFEVPLVKGMKIQGAVLADQIKTLDWKARKVTFVEKVTQDLIEEVQAKLETLIL; this is encoded by the coding sequence TTGGTAGTTAATTCATACTTTCCCGATAGAGGAGATATTGTCAAACTAGAATTCGGAGCCGCACAACAATTTACGGGTGATTCGATTCAGCGTGCATTTACTCTCAGGACATCAGGAATGTCATTCGATGATATTGCTAGAACATTAAATAATGAACTAGAACAACAACGGCGTGAGCAGAGTGGCTACCGCCCTGTTCTTGTTATGTCTCCAATTGCATACAATCGAATGGCTTCCTTGGTTTTAGCATGTCCAATCACTAGTAGAACAAAAGGTCTGAGTTTTGAAGTTCCGCTTGTTAAGGGAATGAAAATACAAGGGGCTGTGTTAGCTGACCAAATCAAAACACTGGATTGGAAAGCTAGAAAAGTAACATTTGTCGAAAAAGTTACACAAGATTTAATTGAAGAAGTACAAGCAAAACTTGAAACATTAATTTTATAA
- a CDS encoding DUF4340 domain-containing protein, with translation MKLPRTTLILILLALGLGTFVYFYEIKGASVREEVKEKKQQIFSFAADDVQSLTVKTENVTLNLERNKNADDTKWLIKSPTVGPANDPIVSYLMDLLVKGKSDRALSIPANQLADFGLNPPQATININLKNQKTHQLTLGKPDFNRRFLYAQADPTPKPDGNINVLLVSTDFENAVKRELSEWQQPGDNNIKNLPSPVQPNPAKTK, from the coding sequence ATGAAATTGCCACGAACAACTTTAATTTTGATATTGCTTGCGCTGGGTTTGGGTACTTTTGTTTATTTTTATGAAATTAAAGGTGCATCTGTGCGAGAGGAAGTTAAGGAGAAAAAACAGCAAATTTTCTCTTTTGCAGCAGATGATGTGCAGTCTTTGACGGTAAAGACGGAAAATGTAACTTTAAATCTGGAACGTAACAAGAATGCTGATGATACAAAATGGTTGATAAAATCTCCTACAGTTGGTCCAGCAAACGATCCGATTGTTTCTTATTTGATGGATTTGCTGGTGAAGGGTAAGAGCGATCGCGCTTTATCAATTCCAGCTAACCAGCTTGCAGATTTTGGTTTAAATCCACCCCAAGCAACTATCAATATCAACCTGAAAAATCAGAAAACTCATCAATTAACTTTAGGTAAACCTGATTTTAACCGCCGTTTCTTGTATGCTCAAGCTGACCCCACTCCTAAACCAGATGGTAATATCAATGTGCTATTGGTATCCACTGATTTTGAAAATGCAGTCAAGCGGGAACTTTCAGAGTGGCAACAACCTGGAGATAATAATATCAAAAATTTGCCTAGCCCCGTTCAACCCAATCCAGCAAAGACCAAATAA
- a CDS encoding GldG family protein, which produces MKNIAKRTLWKYLFWFGPFLLVAGLTAGLVSQKWGAIPLAFLIAGIVIIGFWLIWQAQRTNWWGRRSTQAGTNALVATLAVLAILGLINFLGTRYHLRTDLTDTQLFTLAPQSRELVQSLQKPAKVWVFDVNRNPQDLELLENYRRLSSNFKFEFVDPQARPGLADKFGVKDYGEVYLESENKRQLVQVVNQNERLSEIRLTNRLQQITSTTTAKVYLLQGHGERQLAAGEGAISQAIQALSDKNFTTTALNLAEKSAVPDDAAVVIVAGAKKALFDNEVKALQTYLNRGGNLLLMIDPNTDPKLNSLLQQWGVRLDNRLAVDVSNNVGLGPAVALVTEYGQHPITKDFGNGISLYPLARPLEVTPVPGVESTTLIVTKPYPSSWAESDLQSENLQFNQGSDRKGPLTLGVALKRKLSAKPQPQPTPTPNPSPLPSPTTQSIATPTPPLSPTSTESRLVVLGNSDFATDGLFQQQLNGDMFLNSVTWLSQQDQQPLSIRPKEVKNRRINITGTQANLLALSSLVILPLIGLAGAAVLWWKRR; this is translated from the coding sequence ATGAAAAACATCGCAAAACGAACACTTTGGAAATATCTATTTTGGTTCGGTCCATTTTTACTTGTTGCCGGCTTAACAGCGGGGTTAGTATCGCAAAAGTGGGGAGCAATTCCATTAGCATTTTTGATTGCGGGAATTGTCATCATCGGCTTTTGGTTAATCTGGCAAGCTCAACGAACTAACTGGTGGGGACGTCGTTCTACCCAAGCTGGTACAAATGCTTTGGTTGCGACTCTTGCAGTATTGGCGATTTTAGGTTTAATTAACTTCTTAGGCACTCGCTACCACCTGCGGACAGATTTAACTGATACTCAGTTATTTACGCTTGCGCCGCAATCACGAGAATTGGTACAGTCTTTGCAAAAGCCTGCAAAGGTATGGGTATTTGATGTGAATCGAAATCCCCAAGATTTGGAATTACTGGAAAATTATCGTAGGCTTAGTTCAAATTTTAAGTTTGAATTTGTCGATCCACAAGCAAGACCAGGATTAGCAGATAAATTTGGCGTCAAAGATTATGGAGAAGTTTACCTAGAATCTGAAAATAAACGACAGTTAGTGCAGGTGGTGAATCAAAATGAACGCTTGTCAGAAATTCGCTTAACTAATCGCTTACAACAAATCACCAGCACAACCACAGCTAAAGTTTACTTGCTTCAAGGTCACGGCGAACGTCAACTTGCAGCCGGTGAAGGTGCAATTTCCCAAGCAATTCAAGCGTTAAGTGACAAAAATTTCACTACAACAGCGCTAAATCTGGCAGAAAAGTCAGCAGTTCCTGATGATGCGGCTGTGGTAATCGTCGCAGGTGCGAAAAAAGCTTTGTTTGACAATGAAGTAAAAGCTTTGCAAACCTATCTCAATCGAGGTGGTAACTTGCTGTTGATGATCGATCCAAATACTGACCCCAAACTTAATAGTTTACTACAACAGTGGGGCGTGCGGCTTGATAATCGTTTAGCTGTCGATGTTTCTAACAACGTCGGGCTTGGTCCTGCGGTTGCTTTAGTGACAGAATACGGACAACATCCAATTACTAAAGATTTCGGTAATGGGATTTCGCTTTATCCGCTTGCCCGTCCTTTAGAAGTTACTCCAGTGCCCGGTGTCGAGTCTACCACGTTGATAGTAACCAAACCTTATCCCAGCAGTTGGGCAGAAAGCGACTTGCAAAGCGAAAATTTGCAGTTTAATCAAGGAAGCGATCGCAAAGGTCCATTAACTTTAGGTGTAGCATTAAAACGCAAACTATCAGCCAAACCTCAACCTCAACCTACCCCCACTCCCAACCCTTCACCATTACCATCACCAACCACTCAAAGTATAGCTACCCCCACTCCCCCCCTCTCCCCCACTTCCACCGAATCACGCTTAGTAGTGTTAGGAAATTCCGATTTCGCTACCGATGGTTTGTTTCAACAACAGTTAAACGGAGACATGTTTCTCAACTCAGTTACTTGGTTGAGTCAGCAAGATCAGCAACCTCTTTCGATCCGTCCCAAAGAAGTCAAAAACCGTCGTATTAACATTACAGGGACGCAAGCAAATCTTTTAGCATTATCGTCTTTGGTAATATTACCCCTCATCGGGTTAGCAGGAGCAGCTGTTCTTTGGTGGAAACGACGGTAA
- a CDS encoding ABC transporter permease codes for MGVVLGNIIAIYRRELQSYFVSPLAYAIASIFWLLSGLFLILILLGPEGILPTVAAYDLQGQQIGVPVPPIDVPYEFVRAFLDRMGWLLLFVLPILSMGLYAEERKRGTLELLATSPITNWAVAIGKLLGVLTFFTTMVAPLLVFEAIALSGSTPPISPTIPLLGHLALILLAAAILSLGMFISSLTDSTILSAVLTFAVILLLLFVDLIAKNIGGVVGEALSHLSLLKHYNTLVQGIFDTSSLILFASYIILGIFLTAQSIDALRFQRN; via the coding sequence ATGGGTGTAGTGCTGGGTAATATTATTGCCATTTATCGCCGCGAGTTACAAAGTTATTTTGTATCGCCTTTAGCTTATGCGATCGCCAGTATTTTTTGGCTGTTGTCTGGATTGTTCTTAATCTTGATTTTGCTCGGACCCGAAGGTATCTTACCAACAGTTGCCGCATACGATTTACAAGGACAACAAATCGGGGTGCCAGTACCACCTATCGATGTACCCTACGAATTTGTCAGGGCATTTTTAGATCGTATGGGATGGCTGTTGCTGTTTGTGCTGCCAATTCTTTCAATGGGACTGTATGCGGAAGAACGCAAACGCGGTACATTGGAACTTTTAGCGACATCACCAATAACCAATTGGGCAGTAGCTATAGGTAAGTTATTAGGAGTGTTAACATTTTTTACAACAATGGTAGCACCACTGCTGGTGTTTGAAGCGATCGCCTTAAGTGGATCGACTCCACCAATATCCCCAACAATTCCCTTACTAGGTCATCTAGCATTAATCTTACTAGCAGCGGCGATATTATCCTTAGGAATGTTTATTTCCTCTTTAACAGACAGCACAATTCTATCTGCCGTCCTCACATTTGCAGTAATTTTATTGCTGTTGTTCGTAGATTTAATCGCCAAAAATATTGGTGGTGTCGTGGGAGAAGCTTTAAGTCATCTATCCTTACTCAAACATTACAACACCCTAGTACAAGGAATCTTCGATACCAGCAGCTTGATATTATTTGCTAGTTACATTATCTTAGGCATCTTTCTCACCGCACAATCAATTGATGCATTGCGATTTCAACGTAATTAG
- a CDS encoding ABC transporter ATP-binding protein — translation MIEVDGLSKIYGSTTAISDVTFNVSQGEILGFLGPNGAGKTTTMRILAGYLPATSGTVRIAGYDVHENSLLVRQRIGYLPETPPLYPEMTVEGFLYFVTRIKGVPAGDRTNKVRAAIERCNLEDKRNVIIRKLSKGYRQRVGIAQAIVHDPPAIILDEPTVGLDPRQIIEVRNLIKSLAGTHTIILSTHILPEVSMTCNRVAIINRGKVVATNTPENLMTQLTGGSGYELEISGEPALAKQVLQNLAGVSLVESMPSGMQRSTPIADNRGYLRVISQPGTEPGHEIVTALVRAGFGLYEMRRVSATLEDVFLQLTTEERNLPSEVEDEAKEGEAA, via the coding sequence ATGATTGAAGTTGATGGTCTGAGTAAAATATACGGCTCAACGACAGCAATAAGCGATGTTACTTTTAACGTCTCACAAGGGGAGATTTTAGGGTTCTTGGGACCCAATGGTGCTGGTAAAACTACAACCATGCGAATTTTAGCTGGTTATTTACCCGCGACGAGTGGGACAGTCAGAATTGCTGGTTACGATGTCCATGAAAATTCTCTCTTAGTACGGCAACGAATTGGCTATTTACCGGAAACACCACCGTTATATCCAGAGATGACGGTTGAAGGCTTTTTATATTTTGTGACGCGGATTAAAGGAGTACCCGCAGGCGATCGCACTAACAAGGTGAGAGCAGCGATCGAACGCTGTAACTTAGAAGATAAGCGTAATGTAATTATTCGCAAACTTTCTAAGGGATATCGTCAAAGAGTTGGCATTGCTCAGGCGATCGTTCACGATCCACCAGCTATCATTCTAGATGAACCTACTGTTGGTCTCGATCCCCGGCAAATCATTGAAGTGCGGAATTTAATTAAAAGTCTCGCAGGTACTCACACAATTATTCTCTCTACGCACATTTTGCCAGAAGTGAGCATGACCTGTAACCGCGTAGCCATTATTAATCGCGGGAAAGTAGTAGCAACTAATACTCCAGAAAATCTGATGACGCAGTTGACAGGTGGTTCTGGATATGAATTGGAAATTTCTGGAGAACCTGCCTTAGCCAAACAGGTATTGCAAAACTTAGCTGGTGTAAGTTTGGTAGAATCGATGCCGAGCGGAATGCAAAGGAGTACCCCAATTGCGGATAATCGAGGTTATTTGCGGGTAATATCGCAACCAGGAACCGAACCAGGACACGAAATTGTCACGGCACTGGTGCGTGCGGGATTTGGTTTATATGAAATGCGACGTGTCAGCGCTACTTTAGAAGATGTATTCTTGCAACTGACTACAGAAGAAAGAAATTTGCCATCTGAGGTAGAGGATGAAGCCAAAGAAGGAGAAGCAGCGTAA
- a CDS encoding DUF1565 domain-containing protein produces MTTNYMVNSTVVKTLYVNPATGNDKNPGDSKFSPFKTISCALKVSTKSTIIQLAEGNYNSLTGEVFPLLIPDGVLVVGNEGTKGRGIVIEGSGAYQSQSFGWQNITLLLLGEATVMGVTVANTAAKGTGVWIESTAPSLVNNTFAKCGREALFVTGTAKPAILDNVFVQNAVSGLVMAGNSKGEVLRNIFQKNVIGIAISDSAAPMLVKNKLIENRTAIALSRQAQPVLRQNLIANNTQGGVLVNGNANPNLGKKQDNGENIFRDNGQFDLNNATSQKLVLVGNQLNPAQVKGPVEFIAIVSDLAGHWAADFVQALASKNLINSLPDGTFAPDKPMTRADYAALVAAAFNPVPRYPAPDFIDVPKDFWAYNAIQIAAMGGFVGGKSDRTFSPHQNVQRLQVIVSLVNGLKLPPAQSDALLCYSDRNTILDYARTVVATATQQKIVVNYPNPKQIEPSRFATRAEVAAMVYQALVAIKKYPPIESPYIVSNEGSWQVE; encoded by the coding sequence TTGACTACTAACTATATGGTGAACTCGACTGTCGTTAAAACACTTTACGTTAATCCTGCAACTGGGAATGATAAAAATCCAGGTGACTCCAAGTTCAGTCCGTTTAAAACCATTAGCTGTGCTTTAAAAGTAAGCACAAAATCTACAATTATTCAACTGGCGGAGGGAAACTACAATTCTCTGACTGGAGAGGTATTTCCGCTATTGATCCCCGATGGTGTTCTGGTGGTGGGTAACGAAGGCACTAAAGGTCGAGGAATTGTAATTGAGGGGAGTGGTGCATATCAAAGCCAAAGCTTTGGATGGCAAAATATCACGCTGCTATTGCTAGGTGAAGCGACTGTCATGGGTGTGACTGTGGCAAATACAGCCGCAAAAGGCACTGGTGTTTGGATTGAATCGACGGCACCCTCTTTGGTTAATAATACTTTTGCCAAATGCGGTCGGGAAGCTTTGTTTGTGACCGGCACTGCCAAACCTGCAATTCTAGATAATGTGTTTGTGCAAAACGCTGTCAGTGGCTTGGTGATGGCTGGTAATAGCAAAGGGGAAGTGCTGCGAAATATTTTTCAAAAAAATGTTATTGGCATCGCAATTAGTGATTCTGCTGCCCCAATGCTTGTAAAGAACAAACTCATAGAAAATCGGACAGCGATCGCTCTCTCTCGACAAGCGCAACCCGTGCTACGTCAGAATCTAATTGCCAATAATACCCAAGGTGGAGTGTTAGTCAACGGTAATGCAAATCCTAATTTAGGTAAGAAACAAGACAATGGCGAAAATATTTTTCGCGATAACGGTCAATTTGATTTAAATAATGCTACATCACAAAAACTAGTATTAGTAGGTAATCAGTTAAATCCGGCACAGGTGAAGGGACCAGTCGAGTTTATCGCTATTGTTTCCGATTTGGCTGGACATTGGGCAGCGGATTTTGTCCAAGCATTGGCAAGCAAGAATTTGATTAACAGCTTGCCTGATGGGACTTTTGCCCCAGATAAGCCGATGACTCGCGCCGATTATGCAGCTTTAGTAGCGGCAGCATTTAATCCCGTACCCAGATACCCAGCACCAGATTTTATTGACGTACCCAAGGATTTTTGGGCTTATAATGCGATTCAAATCGCCGCTATGGGTGGTTTTGTTGGTGGAAAAAGCGATCGTACTTTCTCCCCGCATCAAAATGTCCAGCGACTGCAAGTGATTGTCTCTCTAGTTAACGGACTGAAGCTGCCACCGGCACAATCAGATGCCTTACTCTGCTACAGTGACCGTAATACCATTCTTGATTATGCCCGTACAGTAGTTGCAACTGCCACACAACAAAAAATCGTAGTTAATTACCCAAACCCCAAGCAAATCGAGCCTTCTCGCTTTGCCACACGCGCTGAAGTAGCAGCAATGGTTTACCAAGCATTAGTCGCGATCAAAAAATATCCTCCTATAGAATCACCCTATATCGTTTCAAATGAAGGCAGTTGGCAAGTAGAATAA
- a CDS encoding caspase family protein: MFSYKSLLTIGAIVLTLLAFYILFVPTNQAQSQILPSSQKLLAVASQKRVALVIGNSRYLPGMELNNPINDAEDMSKVLRELGFDVIKVVDADKKQMEIALEKFHYKLAQGSVGMFYYAGHGLQVDGENYLIPTDAKLITQKDVVYEALPVGKVQNIMEESKTDVNIIILDACRDNPFSRRWNRSTAARGLAPIETASGFYIAFATRPGAVASDGGSKNGTFTSYLLKYIKTPNITIENLFKKVRQGVFEETNKRQIPWDSSSLIGEFSFNPVSTATNTPPPTPIAKPTISPTLLVPNISLIQRIQSIQSIERMREASTISIPKISLTQQQQTQIKQIRANADKQIKQVLTDEQNIQIAAVRSFGVTDREAFAGVELTPQQRTQLQQILVRSQQQMEAVLTPTQRAVVKRERLTIQDIQTR, translated from the coding sequence ATGTTTTCTTATAAATCGCTTTTAACCATCGGCGCTATTGTACTAACGCTATTAGCGTTTTATATACTCTTTGTACCAACTAACCAAGCGCAATCTCAAATTCTCCCTTCATCTCAAAAGTTACTAGCTGTTGCCAGCCAAAAACGTGTGGCATTAGTTATTGGTAACAGTCGTTATTTACCAGGAATGGAATTAAATAATCCGATAAATGATGCTGAAGATATGAGTAAAGTTTTGAGAGAGCTTGGTTTTGATGTAATCAAAGTTGTAGATGCTGATAAAAAACAAATGGAGATTGCATTAGAAAAATTTCATTATAAATTAGCTCAAGGTAGTGTCGGAATGTTTTACTATGCAGGGCATGGACTTCAAGTCGATGGAGAAAACTATTTAATTCCGACAGATGCCAAGCTTATTACACAGAAAGATGTTGTTTATGAAGCTCTTCCTGTTGGGAAAGTACAAAATATAATGGAAGAGTCAAAAACAGATGTCAATATCATTATTTTAGATGCTTGTCGTGATAATCCATTTAGCAGAAGATGGAACAGAAGTACTGCCGCACGGGGTTTAGCTCCTATAGAAACAGCGTCAGGTTTTTATATTGCTTTTGCTACTAGACCAGGAGCAGTTGCATCTGATGGAGGCAGTAAAAATGGTACTTTTACTTCTTATTTACTAAAATATATTAAAACCCCAAATATTACTATAGAAAATTTATTTAAAAAAGTTCGGCAAGGTGTATTTGAAGAAACAAATAAGAGGCAAATACCTTGGGACTCTTCCTCATTAATTGGCGAATTTTCTTTCAATCCAGTTTCTACTGCTACTAATACTCCCCCTCCCACCCCAATAGCAAAACCGACAATTTCCCCTACTTTACTTGTACCAAATATTTCACTTATACAACGTATACAAAGTATACAAAGTATAGAAAGAATGCGGGAAGCTTCGACTATCAGTATACCGAAAATTTCACTTACACAACAACAACAAACTCAAATTAAGCAAATTCGTGCTAACGCCGATAAGCAAATTAAGCAAGTGCTGACAGACGAGCAAAATATACAAATCGCAGCAGTACGGTCATTCGGTGTTACCGATCGTGAAGCTTTTGCTGGTGTGGAGTTGACTCCACAACAGCGGACTCAATTGCAGCAAATCCTGGTACGATCGCAACAACAAATGGAAGCTGTTTTAACTCCCACTCAAAGGGCTGTAGTAAAAAGAGAACGACTAACAATACAAGATATTCAAACCAGGTGA
- a CDS encoding DUF29 domain-containing protein, translating into MSNTLYDRDLQLWIEQTISQLKSGEFETLDIEHLIEELTCLGKSEKNALRSNLKILLIHLLKLKVQHDVPDTMKTSWYSSVLEHRQRVLDNLADTPSLNSFLIEAVEKAYPDARKGAIKEGKLAKFAVRIPEDNEYPTTCPFAIAQILDEDFYGL; encoded by the coding sequence ATGTCTAATACGCTATACGATCGCGATCTTCAGTTGTGGATTGAGCAAACCATCAGTCAACTAAAAAGTGGTGAATTTGAGACGTTGGATATCGAGCATTTGATTGAGGAACTAACATGTTTGGGAAAATCAGAAAAGAATGCTCTGAGAAGTAATCTCAAAATTTTGTTAATCCATTTACTTAAATTGAAGGTTCAGCATGACGTTCCAGATACGATGAAAACTAGTTGGTACAGTTCGGTGCTGGAACATCGTCAGCGGGTTCTCGATAATTTGGCAGATACTCCTTCGCTCAACAGTTTTTTGATAGAAGCAGTCGAAAAAGCTTATCCTGATGCCCGTAAAGGGGCGATTAAGGAGGGCAAACTGGCTAAGTTTGCTGTTCGTATCCCAGAAGATAATGAATATCCAACTACTTGCCCTTTTGCGATCGCGCAGATACTAGATGAAGATTTCTACGGGCTGTAG
- a CDS encoding DUF1565 domain-containing protein, translated as MLPPKAIAFDVKPDSCLKLAILLVVRSSIFCFTLGVGVVTTALLGIADTAIAQPEAPNQMPMGEKTMSQVNVLFVNPSVGDDKLGNGAERAPLKTITQALQAAKPNTVIMLSRGTYSTQTGEVFPLILKPGVSIQGERHNLGRDLEIHGGGDYLSRSFGGQNATIVGANQARLTGVTVTNPNRRGYGLWIESSNPIIVENTFTGNTQDGISVNGSSAPIISKNYFYRNGANGITIDGNSHPEVRENVFEQTGFGINVAKNATPMIVGNQIKDNRAGIVVQANARPILRNNVIEGSKEDGLVAIASAMPDLGNAGEPGGNQFRNNARYDINALAAKQVITAAGNSLGSDRAIAGKIDMQGASAIASLPNNSAPLTSVNREITFDAPGVSETPKLKPSSPRPNIPWGRLNPQLLPLQSANSPLSVASTNQQQPISKLANSPLSVASTNQQQPISKLASFPTPSSLPGYRESVSAPSTIATNAVAPQLNYVRVDSNTIEFNAPQTASPPLEAIAPENSTTMYRDQSPLSMGVSQTGLRYRVMVEIANQSEQNLVRSIAPGAFATVWQGRGVMQAGVFSSRYNANEMLKLLNRNGLRGMISPTN; from the coding sequence ATGCTGCCACCCAAGGCGATCGCTTTTGATGTCAAACCAGATTCTTGCTTGAAATTAGCAATACTTTTGGTTGTTCGTTCGTCTATTTTTTGTTTTACCCTTGGCGTAGGCGTGGTAACTACAGCATTATTGGGTATTGCCGACACCGCCATAGCTCAACCCGAAGCACCAAATCAGATGCCTATGGGTGAAAAAACAATGTCTCAGGTTAATGTGCTGTTTGTCAACCCAAGTGTCGGAGATGACAAACTAGGCAATGGTGCTGAACGCGCACCTTTGAAAACAATTACCCAAGCGCTGCAAGCTGCCAAACCCAATACTGTAATTATGCTCTCTAGAGGTACCTACAGCACCCAAACCGGAGAGGTATTTCCTTTAATTCTCAAACCAGGAGTGTCAATTCAAGGAGAGAGGCACAACCTAGGACGCGATCTGGAAATTCACGGGGGTGGTGATTACCTCAGTCGCAGCTTTGGCGGACAAAATGCCACAATTGTCGGAGCAAACCAAGCCCGATTAACTGGGGTGACAGTAACGAACCCCAATCGCCGTGGTTACGGCTTGTGGATTGAATCGAGCAATCCTATAATCGTCGAAAATACTTTTACGGGTAATACACAAGATGGCATTTCTGTCAATGGAAGCAGTGCGCCCATTATTAGCAAGAATTACTTTTATCGCAATGGAGCGAATGGAATCACCATAGATGGTAACTCTCATCCGGAAGTGCGAGAAAATGTCTTTGAACAAACGGGTTTTGGGATTAATGTTGCCAAAAATGCCACGCCAATGATAGTAGGCAATCAAATTAAGGATAATAGAGCCGGAATTGTTGTTCAGGCTAATGCTCGCCCAATTTTACGGAATAATGTAATTGAGGGCAGTAAAGAAGATGGGTTAGTAGCGATCGCCTCTGCAATGCCAGATTTAGGTAACGCAGGAGAACCCGGTGGTAATCAGTTTCGCAATAATGCTCGTTATGACATTAACGCGCTTGCTGCAAAACAAGTAATTACAGCGGCTGGAAATAGCTTGGGAAGCGATCGCGCGATCGCCGGTAAGATAGATATGCAAGGTGCAAGTGCTATCGCTTCATTACCCAACAATTCAGCACCTCTAACTTCAGTTAATCGAGAAATCACCTTCGATGCACCCGGAGTATCCGAAACTCCTAAATTAAAACCGTCATCACCTAGACCCAATATTCCTTGGGGACGCTTGAACCCGCAACTACTGCCACTACAAAGTGCCAATTCTCCGCTTTCCGTGGCTTCTACAAATCAACAGCAACCGATTTCTAAACTTGCCAATTCTCCGCTTTCCGTGGCTTCTACAAATCAACAGCAACCAATTTCTAAACTTGCCAGCTTCCCTACTCCTAGCAGCTTACCAGGATATCGAGAATCAGTTTCTGCGCCATCGACCATCGCTACTAACGCAGTGGCGCCACAGTTGAATTATGTGCGAGTCGATTCCAACACAATCGAGTTTAACGCACCGCAAACGGCGTCCCCACCATTAGAAGCGATAGCACCTGAAAACTCAACAACAATGTATCGCGATCAATCGCCTTTGTCTATGGGCGTTAGCCAAACCGGTTTGCGTTATCGGGTAATGGTGGAAATAGCAAATCAAAGCGAGCAAAACTTAGTGCGATCTATTGCTCCTGGTGCTTTCGCTACGGTTTGGCAAGGTAGGGGAGTCATGCAAGCAGGAGTTTTTAGCAGTCGCTATAATGCTAACGAAATGCTGAAACTTCTCAACAGAAACGGTTTGAGAGGAATGATTTCGCCGACGAATTAA